One window of the Paenibacillus beijingensis genome contains the following:
- a CDS encoding YmaF family protein yields the protein MEIPVSGFVVHSDGSDPLHSHKLYITSWDGRPVHEHPFSGMTSFNNGHSHYYAGTTELAESGVQHVHQYYAVTSMNDGHTHIVRGTTGPAVSFPGGGHYHYFEGFTTVNGRFPHSHMYRGTTGNEIGS from the coding sequence ATGGAGATCCCTGTTTCAGGTTTTGTCGTTCACTCGGACGGTTCTGACCCGCTTCATTCTCATAAGCTGTATATTACATCTTGGGATGGCAGACCGGTTCACGAGCATCCGTTTTCAGGAATGACGTCCTTCAACAACGGACACAGCCATTATTACGCCGGTACGACGGAGCTTGCGGAAAGCGGCGTTCAGCACGTACATCAATATTATGCGGTAACGTCGATGAACGACGGTCATACGCACATTGTACGCGGAACGACAGGGCCGGCCGTCAGCTTTCCCGGGGGAGGGCACTATCACTATTTTGAAGGATTTACGACCGTGAACGGAAGGTTTCCCCACTCCCATATGTACCGCGGGACAACAGGAAATGAAATCGGTTCATAA
- a CDS encoding peptidylprolyl isomerase: MAKQAKITLATGGEVILDLFEKDAPNTVSNFEKLANEGFYNGLNFHRVIPGFVAQGGCPDGTGAGGPGYTINCEINPNKHERGTLAMAHAGRNTGGSQFYICYQPQPHLDGQHTVFGKVVKGMEFVDAFKGRDKMEKVEVYTA; this comes from the coding sequence ATGGCGAAACAAGCGAAAATAACATTGGCAACCGGCGGAGAGGTAATTTTGGATCTGTTCGAAAAGGACGCTCCGAACACGGTCTCCAACTTTGAGAAGCTGGCAAACGAAGGTTTCTACAACGGACTTAACTTCCACCGCGTCATCCCGGGTTTTGTCGCGCAAGGAGGCTGTCCGGACGGCACCGGCGCCGGCGGCCCAGGCTACACGATCAACTGCGAGATCAACCCGAACAAACATGAGCGCGGAACGCTGGCGATGGCCCATGCGGGACGCAATACCGGCGGCAGCCAATTTTATATTTGCTACCAGCCGCAACCGCATCTCGACGGTCAGCATACCGTATTCGGCAAAGTGGTGAAAGGGATGGAGTTTGTCGACGCCTTTAAAGGCCGCGACAAGATGGAGAAAGTGGAAGTTTACACCGCTTAA
- a CDS encoding WGxxGxxG family protein, producing MKKTGSLFMMITCLALVLSIPAFANGSANSEVAANYDTTRMGNTVNNNGTNWDRNNYRAAATDDNDIDWGWLGLIGLAGLAGLRNRDRERT from the coding sequence TTGAAAAAAACAGGATCGCTTTTCATGATGATCACTTGCTTGGCGCTCGTGCTTTCGATCCCGGCTTTTGCAAACGGATCGGCCAATTCCGAAGTTGCTGCAAACTATGACACCACACGCATGGGCAACACCGTGAACAACAACGGCACGAACTGGGATAGAAACAATTACCGGGCAGCCGCTACCGACGATAATGATATTGACTGGGGCTGGCTTGGTCTGATCGGACTCGCCGGATTGGCGGGGTTAAGAAACAGGGACCGCGAACGTACCTGA
- the lysA gene encoding diaminopimelate decarboxylase translates to MYFHGTSKINDKGHLEIGGCDTTDLAREYGTPLYVVDEALVRQRAREYVEAFRASGLKFQVAYASKAFSVLAMCVIAEQEGLSLDVVSDGELYTALQAGFPAGRIHFHGNNKTPEEINMALDAEIGCFVVDNFTELRLLNALAGDKGKKVNILLRITPGVEAHTHDYISTGQEDSKFGFDLQGGAAFQAVEEATGLKHLHLLGVHSHIGSQIFEVEGFRMAADKVCGFALDVRAKLNYTFQVINLGGGFGIRYTNDDTPLQVAEYIKAITDSVRTNFTKADYPLPEIWVEPGRSIVGDAGTTLYTVGTSKDIPGVRKYVSVDGGMTDNPRPALYQSQYEAVLANRAGEPAAETVSIAGKCCESGDMLIWDLELPQAKSGDLLAVFCTGAYNYAMASNYNRIRRPAVVFVRDGAADVAVKRETLSDIIAGDVIPERLRKSALTNG, encoded by the coding sequence ATGTATTTTCACGGTACTAGTAAAATCAACGATAAAGGGCATCTGGAAATCGGAGGCTGCGATACGACCGATCTTGCCCGCGAATATGGAACGCCGCTGTATGTTGTGGACGAGGCGCTCGTCCGCCAGCGTGCACGGGAGTATGTTGAGGCATTTCGCGCTTCCGGCCTGAAATTTCAGGTGGCCTACGCGAGCAAGGCGTTCAGCGTGCTGGCGATGTGCGTCATCGCCGAGCAGGAAGGGCTGTCGCTCGACGTCGTATCGGACGGTGAGCTGTATACCGCTCTGCAGGCCGGGTTCCCGGCCGGGCGCATTCACTTTCACGGCAACAATAAGACGCCGGAAGAAATTAATATGGCGCTCGATGCGGAGATCGGCTGCTTCGTCGTCGACAATTTCACGGAGCTGCGGCTCTTGAACGCCCTCGCCGGCGATAAAGGCAAGAAAGTGAACATTTTGCTGCGCATTACGCCGGGGGTGGAGGCGCATACGCACGATTATATTTCAACCGGGCAGGAAGATTCCAAATTCGGCTTCGATCTGCAGGGCGGGGCCGCTTTCCAGGCGGTGGAAGAAGCAACCGGCCTTAAGCATCTCCATCTGCTTGGCGTGCATTCCCACATCGGCTCGCAAATATTCGAAGTCGAAGGCTTCCGGATGGCCGCGGACAAAGTATGCGGATTTGCGCTTGACGTACGTGCGAAGCTGAACTACACGTTCCAGGTTATCAACCTCGGCGGCGGCTTCGGCATCCGGTATACGAATGATGATACACCGCTGCAAGTTGCGGAGTACATCAAAGCGATTACCGATTCTGTGCGCACCAACTTTACGAAGGCGGACTATCCGCTTCCGGAAATTTGGGTGGAGCCGGGCCGCAGCATCGTAGGCGATGCCGGAACGACCTTGTATACGGTCGGCACAAGCAAAGATATTCCTGGCGTGCGCAAATACGTTTCCGTCGACGGCGGTATGACGGACAATCCGCGTCCGGCGTTGTACCAGTCCCAATACGAGGCGGTGCTTGCCAACCGCGCGGGCGAGCCGGCTGCCGAGACGGTCTCCATTGCGGGCAAATGCTGCGAAAGCGGCGATATGCTCATTTGGGATTTGGAGCTTCCGCAGGCGAAGAGCGGCGATCTGCTGGCCGTATTTTGTACAGGCGCCTATAACTATGCGATGGCAAGCAATTATAACCGCATCCGCCGCCCGGCTGTCGTGTTCGTCCGGGACGGGGCCGCTGACGTTGCCGTCAAGCGTGAAACGCTGAGCGACATTATCGCGGGCGACGTCATTCCGGAGCGTCTTCGCAAGTCGGCGCTGACGAACGGATAA
- a CDS encoding stage V sporulation protein AB — MVEAAFDLFMALLGFAGGLAVGSGMVALLIVFDLIPRLAQLANAYRKSLWFETAIVGGSMFWTFADFFNWRMFLPGPLILPLTGIFNGMFIGMLAAALTEVMNVLPIFAKRMGLSNYLSALVMAMVLGKTLGSLFDWLMFQW, encoded by the coding sequence ATGGTTGAGGCGGCGTTTGATCTGTTCATGGCGCTGCTCGGATTTGCGGGAGGGCTTGCGGTCGGAAGCGGCATGGTGGCGCTGCTCATCGTGTTCGACCTTATTCCCCGGCTTGCGCAGCTTGCGAATGCGTACCGGAAATCGTTATGGTTCGAGACGGCGATCGTCGGAGGATCGATGTTCTGGACGTTTGCCGATTTTTTCAATTGGCGGATGTTTTTACCCGGTCCTCTCATTTTGCCGCTTACGGGCATATTCAATGGAATGTTCATCGGCATGCTGGCGGCGGCGTTAACGGAAGTGATGAACGTGCTGCCGATTTTTGCCAAACGAATGGGGTTATCCAATTATTTGTCCGCGCTCGTGATGGCTATGGTTCTGGGCAAGACGCTCGGCTCGCTGTTCGATTGGCTGATGTTCCAGTGGTAG
- a CDS encoding spore germination protein, with protein sequence MVRLGTENETEELLGDEIFLDVRSSHPLGQHSGSEETGNEEPEQSVQRQSIIPSRMEDVICRLKDEVGYKKSFDVVVREMTLGDTRTAFFMMNGLAKDIALTEVLKRLSYLHGENMTSDALHSFMNLYVPAVQVEPEEDWNKMMTNVLAGSTAMFIEGENRALIIDAKSFPARGPEEPSLERVVRGSRDGFVETLMVNVSLVRRRLRDPRARYEVVRVGERTQTDVCIAYIDDIADMELVESIRDKIKAVHIDGLPLADKQLEEATVRLGWSPFPLVRYSERPDVVASHLLEGNVAVFVDTTPSVMILPTTFFDLVQHVEENRQTPFIGTYLRWVRFLGILVSMFLLPLWFLYVLQPQLLPPNLSFIGPSKEGKIPLVLQFLLAEFGVDLMRMAAVHTPSPLATAMSLVSAILVGDIAVKSGLFINEVILYMAVSAIGMFATPSYELGLANRIVRLVLIVSVAIFKVPGFIVGITAILLLLCFQRSFNRPYLWPFIPFDAKALLNIIFRMPVLESKTRPNLLRPQQRDKMPTGNGRS encoded by the coding sequence ATGGTTCGCTTGGGTACGGAGAACGAAACGGAAGAGCTGCTTGGCGACGAAATATTTTTGGATGTGCGCTCCTCCCATCCGCTGGGCCAACATTCAGGCTCGGAGGAAACGGGGAATGAAGAGCCGGAGCAGTCTGTGCAGCGGCAATCGATCATTCCATCCCGGATGGAGGATGTCATTTGCCGTTTGAAGGATGAGGTCGGCTACAAGAAAAGCTTCGATGTTGTCGTGCGCGAGATGACGCTCGGCGACACCCGCACCGCTTTCTTTATGATGAACGGGCTCGCCAAAGATATCGCATTGACCGAAGTGCTTAAGCGTCTTTCCTATTTGCATGGGGAAAATATGACTTCCGATGCGCTCCATTCGTTCATGAACCTGTATGTTCCGGCCGTTCAGGTGGAGCCGGAAGAGGACTGGAACAAAATGATGACGAACGTGCTCGCAGGATCGACGGCGATGTTCATTGAAGGCGAAAACCGCGCGCTTATTATCGACGCCAAAAGCTTTCCGGCGCGCGGTCCCGAGGAACCGTCGCTCGAACGTGTCGTGCGCGGATCGCGGGACGGTTTCGTCGAGACGCTCATGGTCAATGTCAGTCTCGTTCGCAGAAGGCTGCGCGATCCGCGGGCGCGCTACGAAGTCGTGCGTGTGGGCGAACGGACGCAAACCGATGTCTGCATCGCTTACATCGACGACATTGCCGATATGGAGCTGGTCGAATCGATCCGCGATAAAATTAAAGCGGTCCATATCGACGGACTTCCGCTCGCCGACAAGCAGTTGGAGGAAGCGACCGTCAGGCTCGGCTGGAGCCCGTTTCCGCTTGTCCGCTATTCCGAGCGGCCCGATGTGGTGGCATCGCACCTGCTGGAAGGAAATGTGGCCGTATTTGTGGATACGACGCCGAGCGTTATGATTCTGCCGACAACGTTCTTCGACCTGGTGCAGCATGTTGAAGAAAACCGGCAAACGCCTTTTATCGGCACTTACCTGCGTTGGGTGCGGTTTTTAGGCATTCTCGTCTCCATGTTTCTGCTTCCGCTCTGGTTCCTGTACGTGCTGCAGCCGCAGCTGCTGCCGCCGAATCTGAGCTTTATCGGCCCGTCGAAAGAAGGAAAAATTCCGCTCGTGCTGCAATTTCTGCTGGCGGAATTCGGCGTGGACCTGATGCGGATGGCTGCCGTTCATACCCCGTCGCCGCTGGCGACCGCGATGTCGCTTGTGTCGGCAATTCTGGTCGGCGATATCGCCGTCAAATCGGGGCTGTTCATTAATGAAGTCATTCTGTACATGGCCGTTTCGGCGATCGGCATGTTCGCCACGCCGAGCTATGAGCTCGGACTTGCCAACCGGATCGTCCGTCTGGTGCTCATTGTGTCGGTCGCCATCTTTAAAGTGCCGGGATTTATCGTCGGAATAACGGCCATTTTGCTCCTGTTATGCTTCCAGCGCTCGTTCAACCGCCCGTACTTGTGGCCGTTCATTCCGTTTGACGCCAAAGCGCTGCTCAATATTATATTTCGTATGCCCGTGCTGGAGAGCAAAACGAGACCGAATTTGCTCCGTCCTCAGCAGCGGGACAAAATGCCGACCGGAAACGGCCGCTCGTAA